The Terriglobus roseus sequence AGGAGTGATACTCAGTACGGTTCCGGTCGACAACACGGGGACCGCTACCGTCACCTGGCCCAGCCTCGCGCTTGGCTCACACGCCCTTCAAGCGAAGTACATCGCCAACGGCAACTACAACACCTCCTCGTCCTCCATCGCTACAGTCGGTGTCTATTCCGCCGCTCCGGATCTTTCCCTCTCGATCGGAGCAGGTTCGCTGTCGGTCCCCGTGGGACATTCATCTTCTGTAGGGATACAGATGACTTCCCTGTATGGCCTCTCAGGAATGGTCAGCCTAAGCTGCACCGGGCTGCCCGCTAATGTGACATGTGTCTTCAATCCGAAGACTGTGCAGATCCTTTCGAATGGCATTGCAACTTCGGCTCTGACGTTAACGCGCGCAGCCGCAATACCCGCCGGCCTACCGTTGGGCGTCAATCGCTGGACGCTGCTCCTTATGCCCATTTCGCTTGGGCTGCTATGGTCGATACGCAGACGCCGCTCGGCTCTACGCGGGGTGGTTCTCGTGCTCCTGATTATGCTCGGAATCGGAAGCACAACCGGATGCAGTGGCAGCAGCAGCAACACAACGACCCAGCCGACCGAACCTCAAACCATCCTGGTAAGTGCCACCGTAGGTTCGATGTCAAAGACCATCCCACTCGTTTTGAGTCTGCAATAAGACGATCGCTTTTCGGTCGTCAGACAATCACCTGACATGCGATTGCGGCTGCGTCGAGGAAGCATCGACTCGCGTAGATATCCAGGTGTCCGACGTGAAACCGCTTGAGGCGCAGCGGGGAACATTGCGTTACATAAAGGCTGATCCCGATGCCGGTGACCTTACCAAGGTAAAAGTCGACACACTTGAATCTGTTCGAACGCACACCAATCAGAGGACGCAATGGACCTGGTCTTCGCAGAGGGTCAAGCCTCAACTAGCCGATGCGTATAGCAATTGCAGAGAAGCTTGCTCGTGGCGCGAGTCTGCACAGCTGTCGCCTGGGGCACAGCAGGGCTAATGGCCGCTAGCCGCCGATCAGCCCGTAGTTGCAGGACTCCAGTAGCACAGCCACTTCATTTGCAGTGCGGCGCCAATAGCAAACAAAGATGCTTTCACCGCTTCTTCATACCAGCTCGACGAGATGAGGCTACTTTTTGGGCACCAATGTCTCATCACTTCATAAAACGTATGACGATCCAGAGCACTCCTGCCAGGATGACGGCTACGACACCGACATATAGAAGTCGCATATCGCTGCCCGACGGCGCATAGCCTGACACCAAGCATCCCTGCAGTTGAGATGCGGTAAGTAGTGCTAAAACGGAGATTGCTAGACGAACGGTAGTGCGCTCACTACGAATCAACGACTTCACCTGTCTGAGTAGGAGCCTCTTTCGGGGTCAGCAGATGTACGATCAGGCCGCAAAGAGTTGGCTCCGCAAGTGTCGGACACACAAAGCGGTCATCTAAAATGACGAAATGAATACCAATGAAATCCTCTCCGCGATTGATGCTGAAATTAGCAAGCTCCAGCAGGCCCGTTCTATCCTGAGTGGCTATTCCGTTCCGATGGCCTTAAGGCGTGGTCCTGGACGCCCCAAGAAGACAGCGACCGCACCGCAGAAAGCTGCAACGGCTCCGCAGGTCAAGGTTGTGAAGCGTGGCATGAGCGCTGAGGGTAAGGCGCGCATTGCTGCTGCGCAGAAGAAGCGTTGGGCTGCAGCAAAGAAATTAGCAAAAACAGCCGCGTAAACAGGAAAGCCCCGGTCCAATGACACGTGTGCGTCAAAGAACCGGGGTCACTCGTCTAGGGATTTCAATAAGACTGCCCGGCACGCTAGCACAATCGCGAGTTACGGTGCCGGGCCACATCAATTACCATCCCGCCTTATTGGGCGCTCCCCACCACAAGCTTCCAGCTTTCGATCGTCAGCGCTGTGGTCAGTTGGCCGGTGCCGGCCGTGAAGCCATAGAAGGCGGTGTTGCCGCCAAGCATTGCTGGCAGATTGACCACCTTCGACCAGGTCGACGTCGCACCACTCTGCGGGTCCGTGAGGACTAAAGTGAGCGTTGTGCCGTCATAAACGATATCTGCCTTCACATGAAGCGCGTTGAGGATATTCACATTTGTGGGGACTGAGTACGTCGGATCTGTCAGCGAGACTCCAGCGGGGTAGAGTCCGGTCGAGTTTGCGCCTTCACCGTTGTTGTCAAAGAAATCAAACTTCAATGCAACGCTGTTCGGAATGAGGTAGAACCCAAGCTCGCCTCCGAAGTACCCTATCGCGCTGGAGCTGGAACGCTGCAGCGCGAACGTGAAGCCATCCGCTGGCTCATTCCCCAGAGAATCATTGGTGAATGTGAACGTCGAATGGAAGCTATTGATGTCGAAAGGGCTGGGCGTCCAAACCGATGCTGCCTTGTTCTGAGCCGTAGGCACCGTCTGCACGTTCTGGGTCAGACTCAGCGCGGTACCGCCCTGGATGTACGCTGTTCCGTTAAGCAATAGACCCACGTTCTCAAAGCGCGCTGCCGTGTCAATCGAGACCGTGCCCGGCTTGTAAGACCAGTTGAGTATCTCGATCGTCGACGTAAGGCCGCCCGTAGCTCCGGTGAAGCCGACATAGGCTCGGTTCGCACCGATCGATCCGGGGATATCCATGACATTCCGATAGCTCGCGCTTGCGCCGGTTGCCATGTCAGTGAGCAGCAGATTCAACGTGTAACCGTCGTACGCCACGTCGGCGCGCATAATGTGTCCTGTCAGCAGGGACACACTCGAAGGCAACACCATCCCGGGACCGGTGAGCGTATTGCCCGCGGTGTAGACACCGATCGAGTTTGCACCTTCGCCCCTGTTATCGAAAAGGTCGAACTTCAGGGCCACGCTGCTCGGAATGAAGTTGTAGCCGAGTTCCCCGCCTGCGGATCCCAACGCCGTGGGTGCGGCGTTCTGAAAGGTCAGCGTGAAGCCGTCCGCTTCTGGATCGGTGATCTGGAAATCGAAGCTGGTAGTAAAGCTTCCCATGTAGAGCGGTTCCGGGCTCCATGCAGACCCTGCTTCGTACTGCTTGCCATCTGTCAGGCGAAGCTTGTTTCCGTTGAACGCCGCAGAGCCATTCAGGTGAAGACCCAGGGCGGGTGTGAAGCCGTCAGAGGAGGTGGATAGGATGTCTGACCGGAGGGTGACTGTGTTGCTTGTCAGGTTTGTGAGACCGTCCGGGCTATAGAGCGCGGAGAACACGTGCTGGCCGGCCCCCGGCAGCATCACGTTGGAGAGCGTTGCGGTGGCTGTGCTGGTCGCACTCGCGAGAAGGGTACTGGAGCCTGTGACAACGTCAAGCAGACCGTCGCTCTTCAGATCAGCAGAGGCTACCTCGCCGCCGCTCGAAGTGAGGGTGAACGGTCCAATGCTCGGATCCGCCGCGAATTTGCCACTTCCATCGCCGAAGAGGAAGAAGACCGTGCCAGGCCCGCTATATACAGAGAAGTCCAGCTTGCCGTCCCCATTGAAATCACCGATCGCAAAGGCGGAGGGAGCATAACTTCCGGCAGTTACGTCCAAAGCTGGCTGGAAAGTACCATCACCAACCCCCAGGTTGACAAAAAGCGCGGTGGTAGCCCCGGTTGGGCGGGCAGAGATCGTTGGAATATAGGCCAGATCTGTAACCCCGTCCCCGTTGAAGTCTGCCGGGATTATGTTGTCTGGATTCAGCCCGTCGTGGGGTACCGGCTTGAAGGGCTGGAAAGTGCGATCACCGTTGCTCAACAAAACCAGCAAATTTGGCACGTTGTTGAAGGTCGATGCAACGATATCGTCGATTCCGTCGCCATTGAAATCCGCAGTCGCGAAGTTGCCGAAAGGAAATTGCGTATTGAGCGAACCGGCTGAGAGAAAGGGCTGCCGGAACGTACCGTCGCCGTTGCCAAAAGCCAGGGACACACTTCCCCCAGAGAAGAAAGCGTAATCAGCATTTCCGTCGTGGTCATAGTCTCCCGTAATAGCAGCGGAGCTACCGTTCGGGAGCTGGGTCTGGGTGAAGGTCCCGTCCCCCTTGCCCAGGAGCAGAATATTCGACTCGATCACATCGAAATTACCGTCCGCGTTGAAGTCAGCGACCATAGGACTTCCCGAATCGGACGTGAGTACAGCGACAGGAGCTTTGAATGTGCCGTCTCCGTTGCCGAGAGCCAGCGAGAGCACCTTGCTTGAACTGTTGCTGGAACTCTTAATCGAGAGCAGATCGGGTGCGCCGTCGTTATTGAAGTCGAAAAGGGAAAGAGATGTATTGGGAATTGGCGTGGTTCCCTGTACGTAGTTCAGATTCTGCGAAGGACCTGCGACCAGCGGCACGGTCCCAATGGCAGAGGGCGTAGGCCCGTTGGGCCCGTACAGGTCCTGGAAGGTGACGGATCCCGCAGGGATGGACAAGGTGTTTGCAGTGATCTTCGCAGTCAACGTGTACGGTGGCGTCTGATTCGCCGGATAGTCTTGTCGGGTCAAGCTGAACGCGTAGGTCGGAGGAACGCTGGGGTTCGAGGACGGCGTCACGGCCAGCATCTGGACGACAGACTGGCTCATACTGCCCAGCCCTGTGAACCCTGCGAACTTCGCTGTCAGAGCGTGCGAACCTGCGCCGAAACGGGTACGGATCACCGCGCGTCCGACGGGGCCGGAGCCATTGGTAATGATCTGGCCCGTACCGATAAGGCGTGCGCCGTCGTAGAAGCGCACCAGTCCACGTGGAATCGTGTTATTCGACGAATCGGTAACCTGCGCCGTCAGCGTCTCGGTTGTGCCCGCCGCAATGGTACCCGGCGAAGAGAGTGTGAAGATGGTCGTTGTTTGCGCCTTGCCCTGCACCGTGCAAGCGAAAGGCAGAACGAAAGCGGGGAGGAGACAGCAAAGGAAAGCGGAAGACGTGCGTCGCATGAAGAGTCTTGATTCCAGGGGCAGTCGAAGAACAAAGTGGGATCGCCGAATGGCGAGGTAACTTGACGTTAAGTAGGTAGATCGCATGGTCCTGAATCGTGCCGATCAGGATATATCCCAACGGCGCCAATTACATGAAGCAGGCAATTCCCTATTGCAGGGCAGCATAGTAATGAGATTAAAGTGTGTAAGCAAGAGTCGCCCCACTTGTTAATCGCAACCGGTTCGGAAGACGGTTACCCCTGATGACTCGGGATGACTGCCTGAGCATATACACCCTTATGCCGAACGACAAATGGCGCGAAAATAAGTACCCACCTAAAGCACAGAGCTAACGGGTTACAGCAAGCGCCTCGCGGCTTCTGCAAAATCGGTTTTCGGAATACGTAATTAGCCATGGCGTAATGACCCTGCAACGCACGCTGGTTCAGCGCCGATCGTCGAACCAGCGATTGAGAAACGTAAAGTGGCGGTACAGGATTTGAGAAACGAAATGGGCTCTTGGGGAAAGCTATTACTGCTCTGTTTATTTGTCTCAAACACCGGGAGCGTATGGGCGGCAGTCGTTTGCAACGCGGGCTTTGCGGGTGAAAATAGCGCGCAGATCCTGATGCGACTGCCGCAGGCGCTCGCCGACTGCGGCGCACCCACTGAAGTTGTGATCTTCGTCGGCATGAATGATGCCGTGAATGAAAAGCGCTTCCTTACGCCTTTGCAGACAGCGGAAGCCGTGCAGCAAATGCTGCAGGTGATCGGCGCAGCGCACGCAAAGGCGCTGGTCGTAACCGTACATGCGCCCGACGAGGTCCGGTTGATGCAGCGGCATTCCCCTGGCGCGTTCGGGGGGTTAACCCCGGCAGAGCGTATCGACGCGACAAATCGTGCCCTACGGAAGGCAGCGCAGCGTGGCGGTGCAGACATCGTGGATTTCCATGCTGCACTCGCGCTTGCAGGCGGGGCCTCGACCAGTCAAAGTACGGATGGCGTTCACCTCACGCAGACGGGATATCGTCTGCTGGCCAAGACCGTCGCAGCAGCTTTACCTCGGGAGGTATCCGGCAGAGTTCTGTGCCTGGGAGACAGCCTCACCTTCGGTACGGGTGTTCGAGCGGCAGGTGAACCGGACGCGGGGTCCGAAAGCTATCCACAGCAGCTGAAGGCGATACTGAACGGCGCCTTGTGAGTGGTTTTCTCGCTCCGTTAGAATGCCGCGCATGGCTGTAATGCTGGTGCCCGCCGAGACTGAGCGAGAAACAGAACCAGGTGTGAAGGAGTCGCTTGCGCGGATGCTGGCGAGTCCTCAGTTCGCTCGCGCCGAGACTCAGCGTCGCCTGCTCCACTACCTATGGGAACGCCGGCACGACGCAATCAGTGAATATGCGATTGCCACGGAGGCGCTGGGGCGCAACAGCAACTTCGATTCGAACAGTGATGCCTCGGTCCGCGTACAGATCTCTCGCCTGCGACGGAAACTGAAGGACTACTACCTCGAGACAGGCGAAGCGGAACTGCTGGCGATACCCACGGGAACGCATCAGCTCACGGTGCTTGAACGTCAACCCCTCGAAGTGCCGGTCGAAGCGAGAGTGCTTCCTCCCCTTTCCGCTTCAGACTGGGTGCGTGCGCGTGTACTACCGTTGCTGGTCTGCCTGTGTCTCGTGCTGGCGGTCGCCCTCGGAACGACTTCGATCTTCCTTGTCCGGCAGATTCGAAAGTCACATGCGCTGGCGGCGCAGGCGCCGGCGACCCCAAATGCGTTCTGGCTGAGCTTCCTTGCTGGCGATGCGCCGATTCGGATCGTGCTGCCCACACCGGTGTTCTTCAACTTCAAGAACTATCCGTCGCTAAGACTGCGCTCCACCGAGGTCAACGATTTCGGTGCGGCGGCGCAGAATCCGGAACTGAAGGCAGTCATCGCGAAGATGGGTCCGGTCGGACTCGAACAGTCTTATACCGTAACCTGGGACACACTCGCGGCGATCCAAATCGCACGATACCTGGACCGCATCGGCGAAGGCAAGCGAGTGTCGTTTCAAGTGACACGGGACTCCTCGCTGCTGTCGCTGGAACAGGCCAACGTGATCGTGCTGGGCACCGACCACACACTGCAGCCCATGCACGAATACATGGAGAGCATGAATTTCACGCTGATTCCAGGCGAAGAGCGTGTCCTGAACGCACGGCCTGAGGGAAACGAACCCAAGGCCTACGTACGCCAATTACAAGGTGAGGAGAGGCATATCGAACCCTCAATCATTGCGGTCATGCCGGGGCGAGCGCCGGGCCTGAAGGTACTGATGCTGGAGTCTCGCGATACCTCCGGCATGGTCTCCCTGCTGGCTTCGAACGCCGGTTCGCACGCCGTTGAAGAAATGTGGCGGGCACATGGCTCCCCGCAGTTCTTCGAAATGGTTGTGATGACCGAAATGGAAGTCCATACGCCGCTGCGTAGCTGGCCCGTCACCATGCACGCATATACCAAGGTGGCTCCCTCAAAGACCCTGTAACGGGCCGTAACATACGGCTGGAAACTGTTCTGCCGGGGTGAGTCCATGGCAGCATCGGGCTCATGATGCGATCTCTGCGCTTCCTCCTGGTCCCAGCCCTCTTCGCCGCAGCTACACCAGCCTTAACAGCCGCTCCACGACCAACCTCAGCAGACCTCGTGGTCTACGGCGGCACTGCCTCCGGTGTCATGACGGCGTACTCCGCCGCGAAGCAAGGTCTCCGCGTCGTCCTGCTTGAGCCGACAGGCCACCTGGGTGGCATGGTCACCGGGGGCCTCTCCGCAACGGACTACGCATACTTCGGCATCATCGGCGGGTACACCCGCGAGTTCTATCGCCAGGCAGCCGAGCACTATGGCACGCATGATCTGCTTCACCCGACAGACTGGCTCTCGGAGCCGAAGGTCGGCGAAGCCATCTTCAACGCATGGCTCAAGACCGCCAATGTCGAGGTCCATCTCAACGAGCGCCTCAAGGAGAAAGGTGGCGTAGAAATGAGCGGAAAGCAGTTGACCGCCCTGGTCACCGAGGACGGCAAGCACTGGACTGGCAAGGTCTTTGCAGATTGCAGCTATGAGGGTGATGTGATGTCCTCCGCCCACGTGAGTTACACGGTAGGGCGCGAAGGCATGGATGCTTTCGGCGAAAGTCTTGCCGGCGTTCGTCCTGAAACGCCAAAGCACCAGTTTCTCTTCCCCACCAATGTCTACGACGATCAGCACAAGCTGCTACCAGAGGTCGACCCCGGCCCGCTGAAAGCCGGTGGCAGCGCGGACAAGAAGGTGCAGGCCTATAACTTCCGCCTGATCCTTACGGATGACAGCGCGAACAGGATGCCGTGGACCAAGCCCACAGGCTATGACGCCGCGCGCTTCGCGCTTCTGGCTCGCTACCTGAAAGACTATAAGGCGCACACCGGCCACGATCCGGTACTTCGCACGGTGACGAACCCCGTCTGCTTTGCCAACCACAAGTGCGATTTCAATAACAACGGAGCCTTCTCCACCGACTACCTGGGCAAGAGCTGGTCGTACCCCGATGCCAGCTACGCCGAACGCAGACGCATCTGGAACGACCACGTGCTCTATACGCAGTCGTTTTTCTACTTCCTGGCGACGGACCCGTCCGTGCCACAGTCCCTGCGGGACGACGCCAATAAGTGGGGCCGCGCGAAGGATGAGTTCACTGACACGGACGGATGGCCGCGTCAGCTCTACATCCGCGAGGGTCGTCGTATGACGGGTGCCTACATCATGCGCCAGGCCGATCTACAGACGGAGCGCACGAAGCCCGACTCGATTGCCATGGGGTCATACAACAGCGACTCGCACAACGTACAGCGTGTCGCCATGCCCGACGGCACCGCCTTCAACGAAGGGGATGTCCAGGTGGCGGTGCAGCCCTATGAGATCAGCTTCCGGGCCATTCTGCCAAGACCCGGCGAGGCGACAAACCTGCTTGTCCCAGTGTGTCTTTCGGCCTCACACGTTGCTTACTCCTCGGTCCGCATGGAGCCGCAGTACATGATGATTGGCCAGGCCGCGGGCGTCGCCGCTTCTTTGGCGATCAAGGGCAAGGAACCAGTGCAGCAGGTTCCTATCGATCAATTACAGGCAATTCTGAGGCGCGATAAGTCCATCCTCCATCTGGACCAGCAGGAGCCGCACGCCGTCTCGCGCATCCATCCCGAGCCGTAAGTCATTCATTTCTTTGACCGGTAACGTAACGTAACAGCTTGGAACTGGACTACCGTAGACTCACCCCGCACACTCGCCTGTCGAAAGCCGGAAGTGTTCCCATCCGTTACGAACGCTTCCGGCTCTTTGAGGCCACCATGAACCATTTTGCAGTCCGCAGATCTTTCCGACACCTATTTCTCTGCTTGACCATGCTCCTGGCCGCTCTTCCGCGCGGCAGTGCACAGGTCGCCAACGGATCCATCACGGGCCGGCTGACCGACAGCACCACAGCCGTGGTACCAGACGCAGACGTGACCCTCACGAGGACGGAGACTGGCCTCGTTCTCCATGGCAAGGCCAACGGCGATGGCATCTACACCTTCCCCGGTCTGCAGACCGGAACCTACCGCGTCACGGTCGCGCAGGCAGGCTTTAAGAAGGCCGAATCCACTGTGACGCTCGCCGTCGGCCAGGCCGCCCAGATCGACCTGACACTCGCAATTGGCAGCAGTACCGAAACGGTGACCGTGCAGGCCGCGGCAGGCGAGCAGCTCAACACTGACAACTCGACGCTGAGCTACACGGTAGGCGCCCGCCAGGTCAGCGAGCTTCCCCTCAACGGCCGCAACCCCTACGCGCTGGCGCAACTGAGCCCGGGCATCAATCCCGGCGGCAGCTTCGGTACCGGTGTCAGCACAACACGCGGAGCACTGGTCGCCGCAGCTACGAACAACTTCTCATCGAACGGCGGTGTGTCCGGCAACAACGAGATTCTGATCGACGGCATCTCGGTCACACTCTGCTGCCAGGGCCAGCCAGCCCTGACGCCCAGCGCGGAAGTCGTCGATCAATTCAAGGTCATCACTTCAAACCCCGGTGCGCAGTTTGGCCGGTCCAGCGGCGGCTTCCTGAACATCGTGACGAAGAGCGGCGCAAATCGGATTCACGGAACCCTGTATGACTTCCTTCGCAACGACAAGCTGGACGCTGCGAATTTCTTCCAGAAGCGCTCCGGCATCTATCCGCTTGCCAATCATGCGGACTTCCGATTCCCGCATCGTTATAACCAGTTCGGAGGCTTCGTCAGCGGCCCCGTCTTCATCCCGAAAATCTACAACGGCAAGGACAAGACCTTCTTCACCTTCGGGTATGAAGGCCAGCGGAATCTTACGTACGCTGCGCAGATCCTTACTGTGCCGACCGCGCTGATGCGCAAAGGTATCTTCACGGAGAACGGCGCCAACCTGGTCTATGACCCGTACAGCACCACGCAGGTGGGCAACAACTACAACCGCACACCGCTGCCCGCAGGCTGTAACGCCAACGGCTGCTTTGGCACGGGCCAGGGCGTGACCACGCTGAACCCTCTCGCGGTAAAGCTGCTATCGCTCTATCCTCTGCCGAACGGTCCGGGACTGACGAACAATTACACTTTTGCGCAGCCAACCTCGGATGTGGACGACCAGTACAACTTCCGCATCGACCATAACTTCTCCGCGGCAAATCGCATGTTTCTCCGCGGCACTCGCGGCACGAACTCGCACAATGAAAACGACCTGCTCAACGGCGCGTTCAGCGGAACGAACAGCATTCACCAGGTTATCTCCGGCTACCTGTTCGCTGCCAGTGATAGCTGGACCATTTCGCCTTCCATGCTGCTGCAGGTTACCTACGGCTTTGCTGCGCAACGGAACATCCAGCTGCCTGGCAACTACACTGTCCCCGCAGGCACGTTTGGCTTCTCCTCCAACTTCCAATCGGAACAACAGACCACAGGCACGCCGGTCGTCAGCGTCAGCGGCTTTCAGCAGATCGGCAATGCCACAAACTCGAATCAGTGGAGCCATTACACGCACAGCCTTGTGCCGTTCCTGGTGTGGCAACTTGGAAAACACAGCATGACGATCGGCTATGAAGGCCGCCTGATCAACGAGATGGAACAGGGCTACGGAAATCCCCTGGGCAACCTGACGTTTGACTCCACGCTGACGCGCGGTGCGAATGCTGCAAACGGTGTCTCGGGCAACCCGGCACAGTTCGATACGATTGCCGCGCTGCTCCTGGGCGTGCCGACAAACACTACGCTGCAGCGGCAGGCGACGCTTGCGTTGCAGCAGTGGTATCACGCGATCTACGCGCAGGATGACTGGCGCATTCGCAACAACCTCACGCTGAACCTTGGTCTACGCTACGACCGCGATCAGGCGTTCACAGACCGTCACAATGCGTGGGCGGCGCTGAACCTGCAAGCTGCCAATCCGTTGTCTACAACGGCGCTACCCTTCACCGGCGGTGCGCAGTACGTCGGAGCCAACGGCAATCCCCGCAACTTCTGGAATAACTACAACAAGTTCGGGCCGCGCATCGGCTTTGCCTATACTCCGAATCCCACGACCGTTGTGCGCGGAGGTTTCGACGTGCTGTATCTGCCGTCGACGCAGCGCATCTACGGTGGCACCGCAATTGGCTACTCGCAGACCACGCAGCAGACCTACACCTACACACAGCGTCCCACCACGCTGATCGACAATCCTCTGCCCTCGGGCGTCCTTCTGCCCGCAGGTTCTGCGGCAGGCGTGCAGGTCGGCACCGGCAGCAGCGTCTCCGGCCTGCTCTACAAGAACCCGCAGCCGTACTACTCTCAGTGGAACATCGGTGTCGAGCAGCAGATCAACAGCGGTATCGTGCTGCACCTGAACTATGCCGGCAGCAAGGGAACACACCTGCCCATCGGCTATCGACCGAACGATCTGCAGCCGCGCTATTGGGGTGCTGTTGGCGATCCCGGTAATGCGCAGTCGGCCTACCTTACCGCGCTTGTTCCGAACCCGCTCTTCGGTCAACCGGGCGTGAGTGGGACATTGGCAACGCCGACCGTGCAGCGGCAGCAGTTGCTCGCGGCCTACCCGCAGTACGGCCCAAACACCGGGCTGTCCAACGGTTCGCTCAACGTCCTACAGGACGACATCGCATCGTCCACCTATCATGCCTTCCAGGCCTTCGTGACGATGCGTACGTCGAACCTGTCCGCCATCGTCAGCTACACCTGGTCTAAGCTGC is a genomic window containing:
- a CDS encoding FAD-dependent oxidoreductase — its product is MMRSLRFLLVPALFAAATPALTAAPRPTSADLVVYGGTASGVMTAYSAAKQGLRVVLLEPTGHLGGMVTGGLSATDYAYFGIIGGYTREFYRQAAEHYGTHDLLHPTDWLSEPKVGEAIFNAWLKTANVEVHLNERLKEKGGVEMSGKQLTALVTEDGKHWTGKVFADCSYEGDVMSSAHVSYTVGREGMDAFGESLAGVRPETPKHQFLFPTNVYDDQHKLLPEVDPGPLKAGGSADKKVQAYNFRLILTDDSANRMPWTKPTGYDAARFALLARYLKDYKAHTGHDPVLRTVTNPVCFANHKCDFNNNGAFSTDYLGKSWSYPDASYAERRRIWNDHVLYTQSFFYFLATDPSVPQSLRDDANKWGRAKDEFTDTDGWPRQLYIREGRRMTGAYIMRQADLQTERTKPDSIAMGSYNSDSHNVQRVAMPDGTAFNEGDVQVAVQPYEISFRAILPRPGEATNLLVPVCLSASHVAYSSVRMEPQYMMIGQAAGVAASLAIKGKEPVQQVPIDQLQAILRRDKSILHLDQQEPHAVSRIHPEP
- a CDS encoding helix-turn-helix domain-containing protein; the encoded protein is MAVMLVPAETERETEPGVKESLARMLASPQFARAETQRRLLHYLWERRHDAISEYAIATEALGRNSNFDSNSDASVRVQISRLRRKLKDYYLETGEAELLAIPTGTHQLTVLERQPLEVPVEARVLPPLSASDWVRARVLPLLVCLCLVLAVALGTTSIFLVRQIRKSHALAAQAPATPNAFWLSFLAGDAPIRIVLPTPVFFNFKNYPSLRLRSTEVNDFGAAAQNPELKAVIAKMGPVGLEQSYTVTWDTLAAIQIARYLDRIGEGKRVSFQVTRDSSLLSLEQANVIVLGTDHTLQPMHEYMESMNFTLIPGEERVLNARPEGNEPKAYVRQLQGEERHIEPSIIAVMPGRAPGLKVLMLESRDTSGMVSLLASNAGSHAVEEMWRAHGSPQFFEMVVMTEMEVHTPLRSWPVTMHAYTKVAPSKTL
- a CDS encoding SGNH/GDSL hydrolase family protein; translation: MGSWGKLLLLCLFVSNTGSVWAAVVCNAGFAGENSAQILMRLPQALADCGAPTEVVIFVGMNDAVNEKRFLTPLQTAEAVQQMLQVIGAAHAKALVVTVHAPDEVRLMQRHSPGAFGGLTPAERIDATNRALRKAAQRGGADIVDFHAALALAGGASTSQSTDGVHLTQTGYRLLAKTVAAALPREVSGRVLCLGDSLTFGTGVRAAGEPDAGSESYPQQLKAILNGAL
- a CDS encoding TonB-dependent receptor, with the translated sequence MLLAALPRGSAQVANGSITGRLTDSTTAVVPDADVTLTRTETGLVLHGKANGDGIYTFPGLQTGTYRVTVAQAGFKKAESTVTLAVGQAAQIDLTLAIGSSTETVTVQAAAGEQLNTDNSTLSYTVGARQVSELPLNGRNPYALAQLSPGINPGGSFGTGVSTTRGALVAAATNNFSSNGGVSGNNEILIDGISVTLCCQGQPALTPSAEVVDQFKVITSNPGAQFGRSSGGFLNIVTKSGANRIHGTLYDFLRNDKLDAANFFQKRSGIYPLANHADFRFPHRYNQFGGFVSGPVFIPKIYNGKDKTFFTFGYEGQRNLTYAAQILTVPTALMRKGIFTENGANLVYDPYSTTQVGNNYNRTPLPAGCNANGCFGTGQGVTTLNPLAVKLLSLYPLPNGPGLTNNYTFAQPTSDVDDQYNFRIDHNFSAANRMFLRGTRGTNSHNENDLLNGAFSGTNSIHQVISGYLFAASDSWTISPSMLLQVTYGFAAQRNIQLPGNYTVPAGTFGFSSNFQSEQQTTGTPVVSVSGFQQIGNATNSNQWSHYTHSLVPFLVWQLGKHSMTIGYEGRLINEMEQGYGNPLGNLTFDSTLTRGANAANGVSGNPAQFDTIAALLLGVPTNTTLQRQATLALQQWYHAIYAQDDWRIRNNLTLNLGLRYDRDQAFTDRHNAWAALNLQAANPLSTTALPFTGGAQYVGANGNPRNFWNNYNKFGPRIGFAYTPNPTTVVRGGFDVLYLPSTQRIYGGTAIGYSQTTQQTYTYTQRPTTLIDNPLPSGVLLPAGSAAGVQVGTGSSVSGLLYKNPQPYYSQWNIGVEQQINSGIVLHLNYAGSKGTHLPIGYRPNDLQPRYWGAVGDPGNAQSAYLTALVPNPLFGQPGVSGTLATPTVQRQQLLAAYPQYGPNTGLSNGSLNVLQDDIASSTYHAFQAFVTMRTSNLSAIVSYTWSKLLGNTTDITTGGFNANGQPGVQNFYRYDLERSVQPTDIPQRIVGNLNYTLPFGHGQKFGANLPGWANQAVGGWKLNFIGFIQSGYALGITQTGGAAYSGGRPSFVPGINPLTSGGIHQRLGGGAALGQTQGFFNPAAFRLSQAFELGNVPRSSGLMRGPRGFQDDISAIKDFPIHDTVALQFRLEAFNLLNRVQFGLPNQQFNSATFGQITSQYNLPRNVQVALKLNF
- a CDS encoding FG-GAP-like repeat-containing protein, producing MQGKAQTTTIFTLSSPGTIAAGTTETLTAQVTDSSNNTIPRGLVRFYDGARLIGTGQIITNGSGPVGRAVIRTRFGAGSHALTAKFAGFTGLGSMSQSVVQMLAVTPSSNPSVPPTYAFSLTRQDYPANQTPPYTLTAKITANTLSIPAGSVTFQDLYGPNGPTPSAIGTVPLVAGPSQNLNYVQGTTPIPNTSLSLFDFNNDGAPDLLSIKSSSNSSSKVLSLALGNGDGTFKAPVAVLTSDSGSPMVADFNADGNFDVIESNILLLGKGDGTFTQTQLPNGSSAAITGDYDHDGNADYAFFSGGSVSLAFGNGDGTFRQPFLSAGSLNTQFPFGNFATADFNGDGIDDIVASTFNNVPNLLVLLSNGDRTFQPFKPVPHDGLNPDNIIPADFNGDGVTDLAYIPTISARPTGATTALFVNLGVGDGTFQPALDVTAGSYAPSAFAIGDFNGDGKLDFSVYSGPGTVFFLFGDGSGKFAADPSIGPFTLTSSGGEVASADLKSDGLLDVVTGSSTLLASATSTATATLSNVMLPGAGQHVFSALYSPDGLTNLTSNTVTLRSDILSTSSDGFTPALGLHLNGSAAFNGNKLRLTDGKQYEAGSAWSPEPLYMGSFTTSFDFQITDPEADGFTLTFQNAAPTALGSAGGELGYNFIPSSVALKFDLFDNRGEGANSIGVYTAGNTLTGPGMVLPSSVSLLTGHIMRADVAYDGYTLNLLLTDMATGASASYRNVMDIPGSIGANRAYVGFTGATGGLTSTIEILNWSYKPGTVSIDTAARFENVGLLLNGTAYIQGGTALSLTQNVQTVPTAQNKAASVWTPSPFDINSFHSTFTFTNDSLGNEPADGFTFALQRSSSSAIGYFGGELGFYLIPNSVALKFDFFDNNGEGANSTGLYPAGVSLTDPTYSVPTNVNILNALHVKADIVYDGTTLTLVLTDPQSGATSTWSKVVNLPAMLGGNTAFYGFTAGTGQLTTALTIESWKLVVGSAQ